A genomic region of Papaver somniferum cultivar HN1 chromosome 7, ASM357369v1, whole genome shotgun sequence contains the following coding sequences:
- the LOC113297051 gene encoding probable WRKY transcription factor 2, with translation MAGGTDDHGAVLGDWAISNPSPRTFFSSIMSGDDFSSKSFLDVFDKKLTQGTSAVIKHKIGMNLEEEDGKEICSSGDLFSANMFSMQQSGPRGGGGGLAERMAARAGFNAPRLNTSKISSSEAQSPYLTIPPGLSPTTLLDSPVFLSNSLAQPSPTTGKFSFALNNSNNFKDNPFEDFDSSSFVFKPHAEPNSLYFPDGGTELTPASNPHESYAKNSVPVQSVQSLPARNLQADTFQFGNRTNLHQTFSQSFEKESSGNNIYSEPNETSSISGNLDNSSPPNDRQDGGEGERGNGDISTTTVGSGASSDDGYNWRKYGQKQVKGSEFPRSYFKCTHPNCQVKKKVERSQEGHITEIIYKGAHNHPKPSPHRRSGLGSSNPPSDTQHDLPENSAADCDSVWASSQRGCSLAVSDIKNDNLEIGSSPALSPEFCNPSTSIQAKDGSCFENADSLNISAVSNDEEEDDRGTHGSASLGYEGEGDESESKRRKIDACAMDMSGATRSIREPRVVVQTTSEVDILDDGYRWRKYGQKVVKGNPNPRSYYKCTNAGCTVRKHVERASHDLKSVITTYEGKHNHDVPASRNSSHVNSGLTNTASTGSGQTHIHRPEPTQIHENIGRFNGQASLNAFNLPGRQQLGPQSGYSFGINHPQGMQNHSMTSLGPGQGKLTSMGMHSYLEQQRQVSGLGFMMPKGEPIEELISEPSLNHPNGASLYQEIMNRLPR, from the exons ATGGCTGGTGGGACAGATGATCATGGTGCAGTATTAGGGGATTGGGCAATTTCAAATCCTAGTCCAAGGACATTTTTCTCATCAATCATGAGTGGTGATGATTTTAGTTCAAAATCATTTTTAGATGTTTTTGATAAGAAACTGACTCAGGGAACTTCTGCTGTAATAAAACATAAAATAGGGATGAATTTAGAGGAAGAGGATGGTAAAGAAATTTGTAGTTCAGGTGATCTCTTCTCGGCGAATATGTTTTCTATGCAACAGTCAGGGCctcgcggtggtggtggtggtctagCTGAGAGAATGGCAGCAAGAGCTGGGTTTAATGCTCCAAGATTAAACACTTCAAAGATCTCATCTTCTGAAGCTCAATCTCCTTACTTAACAATTCCGCCTGGTCTTAGTCCGACTACTTTGCTTGATTCTCCGGTTTTCCTCTCTAATTCGCTG GCTCAGCCGTCTCCTACTACAGGGAAATTCTCTTTTGCTTTAAATAACAGCAACAACTTCAAGGATAATCCGTTTGAAGATTTTGATAGTTCGTCGTTTGTTTTCAAGCCTCATGCAGAACCGAATTCCTTATACTTTCCTGATGGTGGAACCGAA TTAACTCCTGCTTCAAATCCTCATGAGTCATACGCAAAGAACTCTGTACCAGTTCAATCAGTGCAGTCTCTTCCTGCTCGGAATCTACAAGCTGATACATTTCAGTTTGGGAATAGGACCAATTTGCATCAGACTTTCAGTCAGTCGTTTGAGAAAGAAAGCAGTGGAAATAATATATACTCAGAACCTAATGAAACCAGTTCAATAAGTGGCAACCTTGATAATTCGTCGCCACCCAACGATCGACAAGATGGTGGAGAAGGAGAGAGAGGCAATGGAGATATAAGCACCACCACGGTTGGTAGTGGTGCATCATCTGACGATGGATACAACTGGAGGAAGTACGGGCAGAAACAGGTGAAAGGCAGTGAGTTTCCCAGAAGCTATTTCAAGTGCACCCACCCAAATTGccaggtgaagaagaaagtggaacGATCCCAAGAGGGTCACATTACAGAGATCATTTACAAAGGAGCTCACAACCATCCAAAACCTTCCCCCCATAGACGATCTGGTCTTGGATCTTCAAATCCACCATCTGACACGCAACATGACCTCCCTGAAAACAGTGCAGCTGATTGTGATTCTGTGTGGGCAAGCTCGCAGAGAGGTTGTTCGCTCGCTGTGTCTGATATAAAGAATGATAACCTGGAGATTGGATCCTCTCCAGCTTTATCCCCAGAGTTCTGCAACCCCTCCACCTCGATCCAGGCTAAAGATGGCTCTTGTTTTGAGAACGCCGATTCGTTGAATATCTCTGCTGTTtctaatgatgaagaagaagatgatcggGGTACACATGGAAGTGCATCTTTGGGTTACGAAGGCGAAGGAGATGAATCAGAGTCAAAGAGAAG GAAGATTGATGCTTGTGCAATGGACATGAGTGGGGCCACAAGATCAATTCGCGAACCTAGAGTTGTTGTCCAGACAACTAGTGAGGTCGACATTCTTGATGATGGTTACCGCTGGCGAAAGTATGGACAGAAAGTTGTCAAAGGAAATCCAAATCCAAG GAGCTATTACAAATGCACAAATGCAGGTTGTACCGTGAGGAAGCATGTGGAAAGGGCATCACATGATCTGAAATCAGTGATCACAACATACGAGGGAAAGCACAACCATGATGTACCCGCTTCCAGGAATAGCAGCCATGTAAACTCTGGACTCACAAACACAGCATCCACAGGATCAGGGCAAACACACATTCATAGACCGGAACCGACCCAGATCCATGAGAACATTGGAAGGTTTAATGGACAAGCTTCGCTTAATGCATTCAACCTGCCTGGAAGACAACAATTAGGCCCCCAATCTGGCTACTCCTTTGGAATAAATCACCCGCAAGGTATGCAAAACCATTCAATGACATCACTTGGACCTGGCCAGGGTAAGCTGACTAGTATGGGAATGCATTCGTATCTGGAACAGCAACGGCAGGTCAGTGGCTTAGGGTTTATGATGCCTAAAGGAGAACCAATAGAGGAGCTCATTTCTGAGCCTAGTTTGAACCACCCGAATGGGGCCTCTTTGTATCAAGAAATCATGAATAGGTTACCCAGATAG
- the LOC113297052 gene encoding uncharacterized protein At4g26450-like: protein MHGRHRNPGNGVRSNAMRMEGSGRVQGMYNNRNFNRGVGHGSPKPFPPPQPPRKNDIFMEAGRLAADYLISQGLLHQTEVSEKRENVGVNHQIAKELGMQERENLQLSSESRTSALARLGNTTPDVGFAVLPDEFNAVGSNDSGRGTKKDGPFRSKSLNLGRENGNAGSLLEKSRSFSDIKGADDFRTASQEEQKRVGVDVSGAGVLPLKSENAGGSESKLEKLDFPNDGCSNTKKEVLTSETNEENAKGPNDSLVLDIENSKMKNGMENAVEKETDMEGKTVNNYSMQCHVVGDGEQMSKNGSSSLKLGTSAEVPTKARLPFAWKNAESDPVSTADEENGCDIPPQEGTEVPIEEDSCQVSSSDMLTYETHTSKCLESDLSRPQAVEAKEDSVDSNAAYAVEERKTCSMEQSFPSVSFMFQEESGQGPSGYGSCSSSVKDRGEKRTIETDIEKERTKKAREEWSSSMVIDADEYFDSQTFGGLPSISYEERVSGDEDMVNTANQERLVEVDPSVEFKEEKPIFSNSFKICDLYLMEANDMTEHHNQDSALVIPSILEVKTEVPDYSPNNNNRSIEYNRHSFNGKEVIIVDLEDDSADENKGFDTSDRKAEGVYSGLSSFQNNTGSTCDVPDVHDGYGLMISELLGTDITNCSSVSTDITGLQTDMGLHNEAGMLCDDDSIYLSLGEIPISFQGVWPEKPFG from the exons ATGCATGGTCGTCACCGTAATCCAGGCAATGGGGTTAGATCTAATGCTATGAGAATGGAAGGTTCAGGCAGGGTCCAGGGCATGTATAACAACCGGAACTTCAATCGGGGTGTTGGCCATGGTTCACCCAAGCCTTTCCCACCACCTCAGCCACCTCGAAAAAATGACATTTTCATGGAAGCTGGTCGGCTTGCAGCAGACTACTTGATTTCTCAAGGCCTTCTACATCAAACTGAGGTTTCTGAAAAGCGAGAGAATGTTGGTGTGAATCATCAGATTGCAAAAGAGCTTGGGATGCAAGAAAGAGAAAACTTGCAGCTTTCCTCAGAGAGCAGGACATCTGCCCTTGCTCGTTTGGGAAACACGACTCCTGATGTGGGTTTTGCAGTTTTACCGGATGAGTTCAATGCGGTAGGATCTAATGACAGTGGGAGAGGAACGAAAAAGGATGGACCATTTAGATCTAAAAGTTTAAATTTGGGAAGAGAAAATGGAAATGCTGGGTCCTTGTTGGAGAAATCCCGTTCGTTTTCTGATATTAAGGGTGCAGATGATTTTAGAACTGCTAGCCAAGAAGAACAGAAACGAGTTGGTGTTGATGTCAGTGGTGCTGGTGTCTTGCCGCTGAAAAGTGAAAATGCAGGTGGTTCAGAATCTAAGCTAGAAAAGCTAGACTTCCCCAATGATGGTTGCTCAAACACTAAAAAAGAAGTCTTGACTTCTGAGACAAACGAAGAAAATGCTAAGGGTCCAAATGACTCTCTAGTTTTGGATATAGAGAACTCAAAAATGAAGAATGGAATGGAGAATGCGGTAGAGAAGGAAACAGATATGGAAGGCAAAACTGTGAATAACTACTCTATGCAGTGCCATGTCGTGGGGGACGGTGAACAAATGAGCAAAAACGGCAGTAGTTCGTTGAAACTAGGCACCTCTGCAGAGGTACCAACTAAGGCTCGTTTGCCTTTTGCTTGGAAAAATGCAGAAAGTGATCCAGTTTCGACAGCGGATGAGGAAAACGGATGCGATATTCCTCCACAAGAAGGAACCGAAGTTCCAATTGAAGAAGATTCTTGTCAAGTCTCTTCAAGTGACATGTTGACATATGAAACTCACACTTCAAAATGTTTGGAATCCGACCTTTCTAGGCCACAGGCTGTCGAAGCTAAGGAAGATTCTGTTGACTCAAATGCTGCATATGCCGTGGAAGAGAGGAAAACGTGCTCCATGGAACAGTCTTTTCCTAGTGTATCTTTCATGTTCCAGGAAGAATCAGGCCAGGGTCCTTCTGGGTATGGAAGTTGTAGTTCTTCAGTTAAAGATAGAGGTGAAAAACGTACTATAGAAACTGATATAGAAAAAGAAAGGACCAAGAAAGCCAGAGAAGAGTGGTCCTCATCTATGGTTATAGATGCTGATGAATACTTCGATAGTCAAACTTTTGGTGGGTTGCCATCGATTTCTTATGAGGAGAGGGTTTCCGGTGATGAAGACATGGTCAATACGGCTAATCAAGAGAGGCTGGTGGAAGTTGACCCAAGTGTGGAGTTCAAGGAAGAGAAACCAATTTTTTCAAATTCCTTCAAAATATGTGACCTATACCTTATGGAAGCTAATGATATGACTGAGCATCATAATCAAGACTCTGCGCTTGTTATTCCTTCTATTTTGGAAGTAAAAACAGAAGTACCTGATTACTCACCAAATAATAACAATAGATCCATTGAGTACAATAGACATTCATTTAATGGCAAAGAGGTTATAATAGTCGACTTAGAAGATGATTCTGCTGATGAGAACAAGGGATTTGATACTTCGGATAGAAA GGCTGAAGGTGTATATTCGGGCCTATCAAGTTTCCAAAACAACACCGGAAGTACTTGTGACGTTCCCGATGTTCACGATGGTTATGGCCTTATGATCTCTGAGTTGCTTGGAACTGATATCACAAATTGTTCATCTGTATCAACAGATATCACGGGGCTGCAGACTGACATGGGTCTTCATAATGAAGCG GGTATGCTTTGTGATGATGATTCAATATACCTATCTCTTGGAGAAATACCAATAA GTTTTCAAGGAGTCTGGCCTGAGAAGCCCTTTGGATGA